In one window of Cupriavidus necator N-1 DNA:
- the rpoB gene encoding DNA-directed RNA polymerase subunit beta, which yields MAYSFTEKKRIRKSFAKRATVHQVPFLLATQIESYTQFLQAETPTARRKTEGLQAAFNAIFPISSHNGLARMEFVSYHLSNPPFDVKECQQRGLTFHSALRAKVRLIINDRENPGKVKEVKEQEVYMGEIPLMTSTGSFVINGTERVIVSQLHRSPGVFFEHDKGKTHSSGKLLFSARIIPYRGSWLDFEFDPKDILYFRVDRRRKMPVTILLKSIGLTPEQILAHFFVFDNFTLQAEGAQLEFVPERLRGEVARFDIADKNGRVVVEKDKRINAKHIRDLDSAGTKLISVPEDYLLGRVLAKNIIDPDTGEVIANANDELTETLLENLREAGVKQIQTLYTNDLDQGPYMSQTLRVDETADQTAARIAIYRMMRPGEPPTEEAVEALFQRLFYSEESYDLSRVGRMKVNSRLGRPTGEGAMVLQDEDILETIKILVNLRNGKGEVDDIDHLGNRRVRCVGELAENQFRAGLSRVERAVKERLGQAETENLMPHDLINSKPISSAIREFFGSSQLSQFMDQTNPLSEITHKRRVSALGPGGLTRERAGFEVRDVHPTHYGRVCPIETPEGPNIGLINSLALYARLNEYGFLETPYRKVVDSKLTDQVDYLSAIEEGKYVVAQANATVDAEGNLTDELVSAREGSERETRMVTPDRVQYIDVAPSQIVSAAASLVPFLEHDDANRALMGANMQRQAVPCLRPDKPLVGTGIERTVAVDSGTAVQAMRGGVVDYVDAMRIVIRVNDDEAVAGEVGVDIYNLIKYTRSNQNTNINQRPMVKVGDIVARNDVIADGASTDLGELALGQNMLVAFMPWNGYNFEDSILISERVVAEDRYTSIHIEELSVVARDTKLGPEEITRDISNLAEAQLARLDESGITYIGAEVEAGDVLVGKVTPKGETQLTPEEKLLRAIFGEKASDVKDTSLRVPSGMSGIVIDVQVFTREGVTRDKRAQSIIDDELKRYRLDLNDQLRIVEGDAFQRLERLLIDKTVNGGPKKLAKGAKITKEYLADIDRYHWFDIRPADEELAAQLEAVKEAIEQKRHEFDLAFEEKRKKLTQGDELPPGVIKMVKVYLAVKRRLQPGDKMAGRHGNKGVVSKITPIEDMPYMADGTPADIVLNPLGVPSRMNVGQILETHLGWAARGLGERIGNMLKAQAKAAEVRKLLTQIYNESGKVEDLDSLSDSEVLELAENLKKGVPFATPVFDGAHEDEIRRMLDLAYPEEIAKEKGLTASKQQVTLFDGRTGEAFERPVTLGVMHMLKLHHLVDDKMHARSTGPYSLVTQQPLGGKAQFGGQRFGEMEVWALEAYGASYVLQEMLTVKSDDVNGRTKVYENIVKGEHSIDAGMPESFNVLVKEIRSLGIDIDLDRY from the coding sequence ATGGCGTACAGCTTCACCGAAAAGAAGCGCATTCGCAAAAGTTTTGCGAAGCGCGCGACGGTACATCAGGTTCCATTCCTGCTTGCCACCCAGATTGAATCCTACACTCAGTTCTTGCAAGCGGAAACGCCGACCGCGCGTCGCAAGACCGAAGGCCTCCAGGCCGCTTTCAACGCAATCTTCCCGATCTCCTCGCATAACGGGCTTGCCCGTATGGAGTTCGTCTCGTATCACCTGTCCAACCCGCCGTTCGACGTCAAGGAATGTCAACAGCGTGGCCTGACCTTCCACTCGGCGCTGCGCGCCAAGGTTCGCCTGATCATCAACGATCGCGAGAATCCTGGCAAGGTCAAGGAAGTGAAGGAGCAGGAAGTCTACATGGGCGAAATCCCGCTGATGACTTCCACGGGTTCGTTCGTCATCAACGGCACCGAGCGTGTCATCGTCTCGCAGCTGCACCGCTCGCCGGGCGTGTTCTTCGAGCACGACAAGGGCAAGACCCACAGCTCGGGCAAGCTGCTGTTCTCGGCACGTATCATCCCCTACCGCGGTTCGTGGCTGGACTTCGAGTTCGACCCGAAGGACATCCTGTACTTCCGCGTCGACCGCCGCCGCAAGATGCCGGTGACGATCCTGCTGAAGTCGATCGGCCTGACCCCGGAACAGATCCTCGCGCACTTCTTCGTGTTCGACAACTTCACGCTGCAGGCCGAAGGCGCGCAGCTGGAGTTCGTGCCCGAGCGCCTGCGCGGTGAAGTCGCGCGCTTCGACATCGCCGACAAGAACGGCCGCGTGGTGGTCGAGAAAGACAAGCGGATCAACGCCAAGCACATCCGCGACCTGGATTCGGCCGGCACCAAGCTGATCAGCGTGCCGGAAGACTACCTGCTGGGCCGCGTGCTGGCCAAGAACATCATCGACCCGGATACCGGCGAGGTGATTGCCAACGCCAACGACGAGCTCACCGAAACGCTGCTGGAAAACCTGCGCGAAGCCGGCGTCAAGCAGATCCAGACCCTGTACACCAACGACCTGGACCAGGGCCCGTACATGTCGCAGACCCTGCGCGTGGACGAGACCGCCGACCAGACCGCTGCGCGTATCGCGATCTACCGCATGATGCGCCCGGGCGAGCCGCCGACCGAGGAAGCCGTGGAAGCGCTGTTCCAGCGCCTGTTCTACAGCGAAGAGTCGTACGACCTGTCGCGCGTTGGCCGCATGAAGGTCAACAGCCGCCTGGGCCGCCCCACCGGCGAAGGCGCCATGGTGTTGCAGGACGAGGACATCCTCGAGACTATCAAGATCCTGGTCAACCTGCGCAACGGCAAGGGCGAGGTCGATGACATCGACCACCTGGGCAACCGTCGCGTGCGTTGCGTCGGCGAACTGGCCGAAAACCAGTTCCGCGCCGGCCTGTCGCGCGTGGAGCGTGCCGTCAAGGAACGTCTGGGCCAGGCCGAGACCGAGAACCTGATGCCGCACGACCTGATCAACTCGAAGCCGATCTCGTCGGCGATCCGCGAGTTCTTCGGTTCGTCGCAGCTGTCGCAGTTCATGGACCAGACCAACCCGCTGTCCGAGATCACGCACAAGCGCCGTGTCTCCGCACTGGGCCCGGGCGGTCTGACGCGCGAGCGCGCCGGCTTTGAAGTCCGTGACGTGCACCCGACCCACTATGGCCGCGTGTGCCCGATCGAAACGCCGGAAGGTCCGAACATTGGTCTGATCAACTCGCTGGCACTGTATGCCCGCCTGAACGAATACGGCTTCCTGGAAACGCCGTACCGCAAGGTGGTCGACAGCAAGCTGACCGACCAGGTCGACTACCTGTCCGCGATCGAGGAAGGCAAGTACGTGGTGGCGCAGGCCAACGCGACCGTTGACGCCGAGGGCAACCTGACCGACGAACTGGTGTCGGCGCGTGAAGGCTCCGAGCGTGAAACCCGCATGGTCACGCCGGACCGCGTGCAGTACATCGACGTGGCACCGTCGCAGATCGTGTCGGCCGCTGCCTCGCTGGTGCCGTTCCTGGAACACGATGACGCGAACCGTGCACTGATGGGCGCCAACATGCAGCGCCAGGCCGTGCCTTGCCTGCGTCCGGACAAGCCGCTGGTCGGCACCGGCATCGAGCGTACCGTTGCGGTCGACTCGGGTACGGCCGTGCAGGCGATGCGTGGCGGCGTGGTCGACTACGTCGACGCGATGCGTATCGTGATCCGCGTGAACGACGACGAAGCCGTTGCCGGTGAAGTCGGCGTGGACATCTACAACCTGATCAAGTACACGCGCTCGAACCAGAACACCAACATCAACCAGCGTCCGATGGTCAAGGTTGGCGATATCGTTGCCCGCAACGATGTGATCGCCGACGGCGCCTCGACCGACCTGGGTGAACTGGCCCTGGGCCAGAACATGCTGGTGGCGTTCATGCCGTGGAACGGCTACAACTTCGAGGATTCGATCCTGATCTCGGAGCGTGTGGTGGCCGAAGACCGCTATACCTCGATCCACATCGAGGAACTGTCGGTCGTTGCCCGCGACACCAAGCTGGGACCGGAAGAAATCACGCGCGATATCTCGAACCTGGCCGAGGCCCAGCTGGCTCGCCTGGACGAGTCGGGCATCACCTACATCGGCGCTGAAGTCGAAGCCGGTGACGTGCTGGTGGGCAAGGTCACGCCGAAGGGCGAGACCCAGCTGACCCCGGAAGAGAAGCTGCTGCGCGCGATCTTCGGCGAGAAGGCTTCGGACGTGAAGGACACCTCGCTGCGCGTGCCGTCGGGCATGAGCGGCATCGTGATCGACGTCCAGGTCTTCACCCGCGAAGGCGTGACGCGCGACAAGCGTGCCCAGTCGATCATCGACGACGAACTGAAGCGCTACCGCCTGGACCTGAACGACCAGCTGCGTATCGTGGAAGGCGACGCGTTCCAGCGTCTGGAGCGCCTGCTCATCGACAAGACCGTCAACGGCGGTCCGAAGAAGCTGGCCAAGGGTGCCAAGATCACCAAGGAATACCTGGCGGACATCGACAGGTACCACTGGTTCGACATCCGTCCGGCCGACGAGGAACTGGCTGCCCAGCTGGAAGCCGTCAAGGAAGCCATCGAGCAGAAGCGCCACGAGTTCGACCTGGCCTTCGAAGAGAAGCGCAAGAAGCTCACGCAGGGCGACGAACTGCCGCCGGGCGTGATCAAGATGGTCAAGGTGTACCTGGCCGTCAAGCGCCGCCTGCAGCCTGGCGACAAGATGGCAGGCCGTCACGGCAACAAGGGTGTCGTGTCCAAGATCACTCCGATCGAAGACATGCCCTACATGGCCGACGGTACGCCTGCCGACATCGTGCTGAATCCGCTGGGCGTGCCTTCGCGGATGAACGTGGGTCAGATTCTCGAGACCCACCTGGGCTGGGCCGCGCGCGGTCTGGGCGAGCGCATCGGCAACATGCTGAAGGCGCAAGCCAAGGCAGCCGAAGTGCGCAAGCTGCTCACGCAGATCTACAACGAGAGCGGCAAGGTCGAAGACCTCGACAGCCTGTCGGATTCGGAAGTCCTGGAACTGGCCGAGAACCTGAAGAAGGGCGTGCCGTTCGCGACGCCGGTGTTCGATGGTGCGCATGAGGACGAAATCCGCCGCATGCTGGACCTCGCCTATCCGGAAGAGATCGCGAAGGAGAAGGGCCTGACGGCTTCCAAGCAGCAGGTCACGCTGTTCGACGGCCGCACCGGCGAGGCGTTCGAGCGTCCGGTCACGCTGGGTGTGATGCACATGCTGAAGCTGCACCACCTGGTCGATGACAAGATGCACGCGCGTTCCACCGGCCCGTACTCGCTGGTGACGCAGCAGCCGCTGGGTGGTAAAGCCCAGTTCGGTGGCCAGCGTTTCGGTGAGATGGAAGTTTGGGCACTGGAAGCCTACGGCGCGTCGTACGTGCTGCAGGAAATGCTGACGGTCAAGTCCGATGACGTGAACGGCCGTACCAAGGTGTACGAGAACATCGTCAAGGGCGAGCACTCGATCGATGCCGGCATGCCGGAATCGTTCAACGTGCTGGTGAAGGAAATCCGCTCGCTGGGTATCGACATCGACCTCGATCGCTACTGA
- the rplA gene encoding 50S ribosomal protein L1, with protein sequence MAKVSKRVAANKAKIERTKFYPIDEALGLVKGCASAKFDESIDVAVQLGIDAKKSDQVVRGSVVLPAGTGKSVRVAVFAQGEKAEAAKAAGADIVGMEDLAEQVKAGNLNFDVVIASPDTMRIVGTLGQILGPRGLMPNPKVGTVTPDVAQAVKNAKAGQVQFRVDKAGIIHATIGRRSFEDAALKSNLSALLEALVKSKPATSKGVYLRKIAVSSTMGVGVRVEQASLSA encoded by the coding sequence ATGGCTAAGGTTTCCAAGCGCGTCGCCGCCAACAAGGCGAAGATCGAGCGTACCAAGTTCTACCCGATCGACGAGGCCCTGGGCCTGGTGAAGGGCTGCGCTTCGGCGAAGTTCGACGAGTCGATCGACGTGGCCGTGCAACTGGGCATTGACGCCAAGAAGTCGGACCAGGTGGTTCGTGGTTCGGTGGTGCTGCCCGCAGGTACCGGCAAGTCGGTTCGCGTGGCTGTGTTCGCCCAGGGCGAAAAGGCCGAAGCCGCCAAGGCCGCCGGTGCTGACATCGTCGGCATGGAAGACCTGGCTGAGCAAGTCAAGGCCGGCAACCTGAACTTCGACGTCGTGATCGCTTCGCCGGACACGATGCGTATCGTCGGTACGCTGGGCCAGATCCTGGGCCCGCGCGGCCTGATGCCGAACCCGAAGGTCGGTACCGTGACGCCCGACGTGGCCCAGGCCGTGAAGAACGCCAAGGCTGGTCAGGTGCAGTTCCGTGTCGACAAGGCCGGTATCATCCACGCCACCATCGGCCGCCGCTCGTTCGAAGACGCAGCGCTGAAGAGCAACCTGTCCGCACTGCTGGAAGCCCTGGTGAAGTCCAAGCCGGCTACGAGCAAGGGCGTGTACCTGCGCAAGATCGCCGTCTCGTCCACCATGGGCGTTGGCGTGCGCGTGGAACAAGCTTCGCTGTCGGCCTGA
- the rplJ gene encoding 50S ribosomal protein L10, which yields MPLNIEDKKAVVAEVSAQVAKAQTIVVAEYRGITVGDLTKLRSTARQQGVYLRVLKNTLARRAVEGTPFASLAEQMTGPLIYGISEDAVSSAKVLNDFAKTNDKLVLRAGSYDGKVLDAAAVKALASIPSRDELIAQLLGVMQAPVSGFARLLAALAAKNAEGAPAEAEAAGA from the coding sequence GTGCCACTCAATATTGAAGATAAGAAGGCCGTCGTTGCTGAGGTTTCGGCGCAAGTCGCCAAGGCCCAGACCATCGTCGTGGCCGAATATCGCGGCATTACGGTTGGCGATCTGACCAAGCTGCGTTCCACCGCTCGGCAGCAAGGCGTGTACCTGCGTGTTCTGAAGAACACGCTGGCCCGCCGTGCCGTCGAAGGTACGCCGTTTGCAAGCCTCGCAGAGCAGATGACCGGTCCGCTGATCTACGGTATTTCCGAAGATGCAGTGTCGTCGGCCAAGGTTCTGAACGACTTTGCCAAGACCAACGACAAGCTGGTCCTGCGCGCTGGGTCGTATGACGGCAAGGTTCTCGACGCTGCCGCCGTGAAGGCGCTGGCATCGATCCCGAGCCGCGACGAACTGATTGCTCAGCTGCTGGGCGTGATGCAGGCACCGGTGTCGGGCTTCGCCCGTCTGCTGGCTGCACTGGCTGCCAAGAACGCCGAAGGCGCTCCCGCGGAAGCGGAAGCTGCTGGCGCCTAA
- the rplL gene encoding 50S ribosomal protein L7/L12, with product MAITKDDILEAVGAMSVMELNDLVKAFEEKFGVSAAAMAVAAAPGAGGAAAAEEQTEFNVILAEVGANKVGVIKAVREITGLGLKEAKDLVDGAPKPVKEGVDKAAAAEAKKKLEDAGAKVDVK from the coding sequence ATGGCAATCACCAAAGACGACATCCTGGAAGCCGTTGGCGCGATGTCCGTGATGGAACTGAACGACCTGGTCAAGGCGTTTGAAGAGAAGTTTGGCGTGTCCGCCGCTGCCATGGCCGTGGCTGCTGCCCCGGGCGCCGGCGGTGCCGCCGCTGCTGAAGAGCAGACCGAGTTCAACGTGATCCTGGCCGAAGTCGGCGCCAACAAGGTTGGCGTGATTAAGGCTGTTCGCGAAATCACCGGCCTGGGCCTGAAGGAAGCCAAGGACCTGGTCGATGGCGCACCGAAGCCCGTCAAGGAAGGCGTGGACAAGGCTGCAGCTGCCGAAGCCAAGAAGAAGCTGGAAGACGCTGGCGCAAAGGTCGACGTCAAGTAA